In the genome of Corynebacterium faecale, the window TTGCTATTTCACATGGTCTTCGGCTACTTGGTGGTCCGCCGACTACTACCTCTAGTCAAGTTCTTCGGCTATCTGCCGCCCTCGCTGAGCGAGGTGTACGCGCGTCTGCTCAATTCCAGCACCCGCCCCTTCGGCTGGGTCAACTACTGGGGATCTCGGGCTGCGGCGCGGGTCTACCACCGTCACCGCATGGCCCGGAAACTCCGGTTGCTCACCACCGCCCTGGCCACCAGTCTGGAGAAGGAATCCGAGCACTCCCTGGCACGTGAGATGGCGTTTCCGACCCGGTGGGATCCGTTCTTTGCCCCGGCGATGACGGTGGCGGACGTCTACGCCTATCCGACTCGGCACTTTGATTTCCACGCCCGGCAACTGAGTCTGCCCTTCGAGCGGGGAAACGCGGAGGAATAGGAAATCCTCACTCCAAGGACCCTCGCCGCCAGTGACCGGCCGGGGACTGTGAACAGCCCCGAAATATAGTGCTAAGCAGGTCAAAAAGGGCGGACAAGCCGTCGCCGTGGGGTCCCACTCTGGCAGTGAGTGATCAACAGACCTCTTCGTGATGGACGTGGCCGTCCTGCTCGATCTGGATAGTCGAGTGCTCAATGCCGAAGTCTTGCAACCGAGTTTGAGCGGCGGCCAGAATCCCTCCGTCGGAGACGTTCATATCGTCGACGACCAGGTGGCAGGTGGCAAGCGGCTTCGTGCCGTCGGTGCTCCAGATGTGCAGGTCGTGCACGGCCGTGACCCCGGGCAGGCCGACCAAGGCGGCTTCTACCTCGCGGGTATCGACACCCCGGGGGGTGTGGTTCATCAGGACCGAGAGGGACTCGGCCAGCAGGCGCAGTGCTCGCGGCAGCACCAGGGCGGCAATGAACAGGGAGGCGATGGTGTCGGCAGCTAGCCAACCGGTGAAGTGGATGATCAGGCCGGCGATGATCACGGCAACCGAACCGACCAGGTCGGAGAGCACATGCAGGTACGCCCCGCGCATATTGAGGCTCTCATGCTGACGGCGCATGAGAATCAGGGCGGAGATCAAGTTAGCGAGCAAACCGACCACCGCCACGACGAGCATCATGCCCGTGTCGATCGATTCGTGGCCGCCGATCCGGCCAACCGCGCGGATGACGATCCAGACCGAGACCGCGGAGACCACCGCAGCATTGACCAGTGCGGCGAGCACCTCGACGCGTCGGTAACCGTAGGTGGCCCGAGGGGTGGCGGCACGACGGCCGATGAGGAGGGCCACCAGGGCAATAAGCAGCCCCGTGGAATCCGAGAGCATATGCATCGCATCGGACAGCAAGGCCAACGAACCGGAAAGGAGGCCGCCGATCACCTGCGCCAGGAAGATGGTGGCGGTCAGGGCGAAGGTGACCGCCAGGGCGGTGAGGGATCCGTTCGAGGCAGTACGGTGGCCGGGGTCATGGTCGTGTTGGTGCTCGCTCATGCCTGTAGCCTAACGGGGAAAACCTCTTATTG includes:
- a CDS encoding DinB family protein → MIDRVEIADGYWRAYAELEDVLARAGDAELRSHSVGTRWTNEELLFHMVFGYLVVRRLLPLVKFFGYLPPSLSEVYARLLNSSTRPFGWVNYWGSRAAARVYHRHRMARKLRLLTTALATSLEKESEHSLAREMAFPTRWDPFFAPAMTVADVYAYPTRHFDFHARQLSLPFERGNAEE
- a CDS encoding cation diffusion facilitator family transporter gives rise to the protein MSEHQHDHDPGHRTASNGSLTALAVTFALTATIFLAQVIGGLLSGSLALLSDAMHMLSDSTGLLIALVALLIGRRAATPRATYGYRRVEVLAALVNAAVVSAVSVWIVIRAVGRIGGHESIDTGMMLVVAVVGLLANLISALILMRRQHESLNMRGAYLHVLSDLVGSVAVIIAGLIIHFTGWLAADTIASLFIAALVLPRALRLLAESLSVLMNHTPRGVDTREVEAALVGLPGVTAVHDLHIWSTDGTKPLATCHLVVDDMNVSDGGILAAAQTRLQDFGIEHSTIQIEQDGHVHHEEVC